Proteins encoded in a region of the Microbacterium neungamense genome:
- a CDS encoding LytR C-terminal domain-containing protein, translating to MNGWIVLLWSAAAALVLIVGGIFASLVVMGRIDLFPEAAPVTTATPGVKGEIDTSYRVMILNATPDEGLGEQLRQTLLDNGWTAETVFASDGASEDFPQTTVYFVDDGDVSAALGLAELIGGAEVEKSDFYAGLNDSDSPQLTVVLGLDKAAAAPETPAE from the coding sequence ATGAACGGGTGGATCGTGCTGCTGTGGTCGGCGGCCGCCGCGCTCGTGCTCATCGTGGGCGGCATCTTCGCCTCGCTCGTCGTGATGGGCCGCATCGACCTCTTCCCCGAGGCCGCTCCGGTGACCACGGCGACCCCTGGCGTGAAGGGGGAGATCGACACCTCGTACCGGGTGATGATCCTGAACGCGACCCCCGACGAGGGCCTCGGGGAGCAGCTGCGGCAGACCCTGCTCGACAACGGCTGGACCGCCGAGACGGTGTTCGCCAGCGACGGCGCCAGCGAGGACTTCCCGCAGACGACGGTGTACTTCGTCGACGACGGCGACGTGTCCGCCGCCCTCGGCCTTGCCGAGCTGATCGGCGGTGCCGAGGTCGAGAAGAGCGACTTCTACGCGGGGCTGAACGACTCCGATTCCCCGCAGCTGACCGTGGTGCTCGGTCTGGACAAGGCGGCCGCCGCGCCCGAGACTCCCGCCGAGTAG
- a CDS encoding DUF3263 domain-containing protein, with product MSGELTDRDRAILALEAAWPRHGGMKEETIRAQLGMSPARYYQLLGRLIDSEAALEHDPLLVRRLRRIRDTRSAQRAARMRGFVG from the coding sequence ATGTCCGGAGAGCTCACCGATCGCGACCGCGCGATCCTGGCGCTGGAAGCCGCCTGGCCGCGGCACGGCGGCATGAAGGAGGAGACGATCCGGGCGCAGCTGGGGATGAGCCCGGCGCGCTACTACCAGCTGCTCGGCCGGCTGATCGACAGCGAGGCGGCGCTCGAGCACGACCCGCTGCTGGTGCGCCGGCTGCGCCGTATCCGCGACACCCGCTCCGCGCAGCGCGCCGCCCGCATGCGCGGCTTCGTCGGCTGA
- the groL gene encoding chaperonin GroEL (60 kDa chaperone family; promotes refolding of misfolded polypeptides especially under stressful conditions; forms two stacked rings of heptamers to form a barrel-shaped 14mer; ends can be capped by GroES; misfolded proteins enter the barrel where they are refolded when GroES binds): MAKIIAFDEEARRGLERGLNILADAVKVTLGPRGRNVVLEKKWGAPTITNDGVSIAKEIELDDPYEKIGAELVKEVAKKTDDVAGDGTTTATVLAQALVREGLRNVAAGADPISLKRGIEKAVAAITEELLKGAKEIESKEQIAATASISAADTAIGELIAEAIDKVGKEGVVTVEESQTFGTELELTEGMRFDKGYLNPYFVTDPERQEAVFEDPYILIANQKISNIKDLLPIVDKVIQDGKELVIIAEDVEGEALATLVLNKIRGIFKSVAVKAPGFGDRRKAQLQDIAILTGGQVITEEVGLKLENTTLDLLGRARKVIVTKDETTIVEGAGDSAQIEGRVTQIRREIENTDSDYDREKLQERLAKLAGGVAVIKAGAATEVELKERKHRIEDAVRNAKAAVEEGIVPGGGVALIQSGTKAFEGLSLEGDEATGANIVKVAIEAPLKQIALNAGLEPGVVAAKVAELPAGHGLNAATGEYGDLFAQGIIDPAKVTRSALQNAASIAGLFLTTEAVVADKPEKASAAPADPSGGMDF, encoded by the coding sequence ATGGCAAAGATCATCGCTTTCGATGAGGAGGCCCGCCGCGGCCTCGAGCGCGGCCTGAACATCCTGGCCGACGCCGTCAAGGTGACCCTCGGCCCCCGCGGTCGCAACGTCGTGCTCGAGAAGAAGTGGGGCGCCCCCACCATCACGAACGACGGCGTGTCGATCGCCAAGGAGATCGAGCTCGACGACCCGTACGAGAAGATCGGCGCTGAGCTGGTCAAGGAGGTCGCCAAGAAGACCGACGACGTCGCGGGTGATGGAACCACCACCGCGACCGTCCTGGCTCAGGCGCTGGTCCGCGAGGGTCTGCGCAACGTCGCAGCCGGCGCCGACCCGATCTCGCTCAAGCGCGGCATCGAGAAGGCCGTCGCCGCCATCACCGAGGAGCTCCTCAAGGGCGCCAAGGAGATCGAGTCCAAGGAGCAGATCGCCGCGACGGCATCCATCTCCGCGGCCGACACCGCGATCGGCGAGCTCATCGCCGAGGCGATCGACAAGGTCGGCAAGGAGGGCGTGGTCACGGTCGAGGAGTCGCAGACCTTCGGCACCGAGCTCGAGCTCACCGAGGGCATGCGCTTCGACAAGGGTTACCTCAACCCCTACTTCGTCACGGACCCGGAGCGCCAGGAGGCCGTCTTCGAGGACCCGTACATCCTCATCGCGAACCAGAAGATCTCCAACATCAAGGACCTTCTGCCCATCGTCGACAAGGTGATCCAGGACGGCAAGGAGCTCGTCATCATCGCCGAGGACGTCGAGGGCGAGGCTCTCGCGACCCTCGTGCTGAACAAGATCCGCGGCATCTTCAAGTCCGTCGCCGTCAAGGCCCCGGGCTTCGGCGACCGCCGCAAGGCTCAGCTGCAGGACATCGCGATCCTCACCGGCGGCCAGGTCATCACCGAGGAGGTCGGTCTCAAGCTCGAGAACACCACCCTCGACCTGCTCGGCCGTGCGCGCAAGGTCATCGTCACCAAGGACGAGACCACGATCGTCGAGGGCGCCGGTGACTCCGCGCAGATCGAGGGCCGCGTGACCCAGATCCGCCGCGAGATCGAGAACACCGACAGCGACTACGACCGCGAGAAGCTCCAGGAGCGCCTCGCCAAGCTCGCCGGCGGCGTCGCCGTCATCAAGGCGGGCGCGGCCACCGAGGTCGAGCTCAAGGAGCGCAAGCACCGCATCGAGGACGCCGTCCGCAACGCGAAGGCCGCGGTCGAGGAGGGCATCGTCCCCGGTGGTGGCGTCGCGCTCATCCAGTCCGGCACGAAGGCCTTCGAGGGCCTCTCGCTGGAGGGCGACGAGGCGACCGGTGCGAACATCGTCAAGGTCGCCATCGAGGCTCCGCTCAAGCAGATCGCCCTCAACGCCGGCCTCGAGCCGGGCGTCGTCGCCGCGAAGGTCGCCGAGCTCCCCGCGGGCCACGGCCTCAACGCCGCGACCGGCGAGTACGGCGACCTGTTCGCCCAGGGCATCATCGACCCGGCCAAGGTCACCCGCTCGGCGCTGCAGAACGCCGCGTCGATCGCCGGCCTGTTCCTCACCACCGAGGCGGTCGTGGCCGACAAGCCCGAGAAGGCGTCCGCCGCTCCGGCCGACCCGTCCGGCGGCATGGACTTCTGA
- a CDS encoding nitroreductase family protein produces MSALEAVRARRSWSKVTQDAPSREELLPLIAAAGRVADHSSLKPWRLIELRVQDRERLGAAIAKAEGDKKPSSKPLRAPLLIAVVASYRKSDKVPHWEQEAVASGVAHMLSLLLDEAGWGVIWRTGHYTRAKAVAKAHGLKKDEELLGWLYVGGKPSRKRPGRRKPVDAESFLSRMPAKAKTPKKSDKPEKSDKPEKSEKPEKSEKPA; encoded by the coding sequence GTGAGCGCGCTCGAGGCCGTCCGGGCGCGGCGGTCGTGGTCAAAGGTCACCCAGGATGCGCCCAGCCGCGAGGAGCTGCTCCCGCTGATCGCCGCCGCCGGGCGGGTCGCCGACCACTCCTCGCTCAAACCATGGCGCCTGATCGAGCTGCGCGTGCAGGACCGCGAACGGCTCGGCGCCGCCATCGCGAAGGCGGAGGGGGACAAGAAGCCCTCCAGCAAGCCGTTGCGCGCGCCGCTGCTGATCGCGGTCGTGGCCAGCTACCGCAAGAGCGACAAGGTGCCGCACTGGGAGCAGGAGGCGGTGGCGTCCGGGGTCGCGCACATGCTGAGCCTGCTCCTGGACGAGGCCGGCTGGGGCGTGATCTGGCGCACGGGTCACTACACCCGCGCCAAGGCGGTCGCGAAGGCGCACGGGCTGAAGAAGGACGAGGAGCTGCTCGGCTGGCTGTACGTCGGCGGGAAGCCGTCGCGGAAGCGGCCGGGACGGCGCAAGCCCGTGGACGCCGAATCCTTCCTCAGCCGGATGCCGGCGAAGGCCAAGACACCGAAGAAGTCCGACAAGCCGGAGAAGTCCGACAAGCCGGAGAAGTCCGAGAAGCCGGAGAAGTCCGAGAAGCCGGCCTGA
- a CDS encoding sensor histidine kinase: MAHKPDAVTSWWRRISLRAKVTGVTVAVLALGLVVAGIGTVPILRNALISNIDAQLPDLAKSGIAERWFDIASEGGTLVFTPKETAPRSSDYVFAVYGANGTLLARGGGSGASDGPVFPRTLTLEAAHALEDRAPIPLESEDGAAYHGAVFVDEGPGAYYIQFVALPLEEADRIIATYFGVYTTVALVTILLAALLIRGLVTLTFRRLGHVEATAMAIAAGDFSQRLTDLEPSTEVGRLNAAINTMLDRVDRSLAQRDRTVQNMRRFIGDASHELRTPLVSVRGYAELYRMGAIRGEEDTARAMERIEKEAIRMGVLVEDLLALARLDEEREREIRIEPLDLRPIARDAALDVRVASPGRTVTVIDTTAGDAPPATTAPIPIQDAPPAPRPRPGVALSRLRRRPRPAPEVPSIDFTETTDAPVRTPPIVLGEDNKVRQVVTNLLGNARRFSPDDSPIEIVVGADRRRGVGTIAVVDHGEGIPPQIREHIFERFWRADTSRARETGGAGLGLAIVASIVDALNGSVTVDETPGGGATFTVALPLAPPQATPEHLLEETQPLDRLEL, encoded by the coding sequence ATGGCGCACAAGCCCGACGCGGTCACCAGCTGGTGGCGGCGGATCAGCCTGAGGGCGAAGGTCACCGGCGTCACCGTCGCCGTCCTGGCTCTGGGGCTGGTCGTCGCCGGCATCGGCACGGTCCCCATCCTGCGCAACGCGCTGATCAGCAACATCGACGCGCAGCTGCCGGATCTCGCCAAGAGCGGCATCGCCGAGCGGTGGTTCGACATCGCGTCGGAGGGCGGCACCCTCGTCTTCACGCCGAAGGAGACCGCGCCCCGATCCTCCGACTACGTGTTCGCCGTGTACGGGGCGAACGGCACGCTGCTGGCGCGGGGCGGCGGGTCCGGGGCATCCGACGGCCCGGTGTTCCCGCGCACGCTCACCCTCGAAGCCGCGCACGCCCTCGAGGACCGCGCCCCGATCCCGCTGGAGAGCGAGGACGGCGCCGCGTACCACGGGGCGGTCTTCGTGGACGAGGGCCCCGGCGCGTACTACATCCAGTTCGTCGCCCTCCCCCTCGAGGAGGCCGACCGGATCATCGCCACCTACTTCGGGGTGTACACGACCGTCGCGCTGGTCACCATCCTCCTCGCGGCCCTGCTCATCCGCGGACTGGTCACCCTCACCTTCCGGAGGCTCGGGCACGTCGAGGCGACCGCCATGGCCATCGCCGCCGGCGACTTCAGCCAGCGCCTCACCGACCTGGAGCCGAGCACCGAGGTCGGCCGACTGAACGCCGCGATCAACACCATGCTGGATCGCGTCGACCGCTCCCTCGCGCAGCGCGACCGCACCGTCCAGAACATGCGGCGCTTCATCGGCGACGCCAGCCACGAACTGCGCACCCCGCTGGTGAGCGTGCGCGGCTACGCCGAGCTGTACCGGATGGGCGCGATCCGCGGCGAGGAGGACACCGCCCGGGCGATGGAGCGGATCGAGAAGGAGGCGATCCGGATGGGCGTGCTCGTCGAGGACCTCCTCGCCCTGGCGCGCCTCGACGAGGAGCGCGAACGCGAGATCCGGATCGAGCCGCTGGATCTGCGGCCGATCGCCCGGGACGCCGCGCTCGACGTGCGGGTGGCATCCCCCGGGCGCACCGTCACCGTGATCGACACCACCGCCGGGGATGCGCCGCCGGCGACCACGGCCCCGATCCCGATCCAGGACGCGCCGCCGGCGCCGCGCCCCCGTCCCGGCGTGGCGCTGTCGCGGCTGCGACGCCGGCCCCGCCCGGCCCCGGAGGTGCCGTCGATCGATTTCACGGAGACGACGGATGCCCCGGTGCGCACGCCCCCGATCGTTCTCGGCGAGGACAACAAGGTGCGCCAGGTGGTGACGAACCTGCTCGGCAACGCCCGCCGGTTCTCGCCGGACGACAGCCCGATCGAGATCGTCGTGGGCGCGGATCGCCGGCGCGGCGTGGGCACGATCGCGGTGGTGGATCACGGCGAGGGCATCCCGCCGCAGATCCGGGAGCACATCTTCGAGCGCTTCTGGCGCGCCGACACCTCGCGGGCGCGGGAGACCGGGGGCGCGGGCCTGGGGCTGGCGATCGTGGCCTCGATCGTGGATGCCCTGAACGGGTCGGTCACAGTGGACGAGACTCCCGGCGGCGGCGCGACCTTCACGGTGGCCCTGCCGCTCGCCCCGCCGCAGGCGACGCCCGAGCACCTTCTCGAGGAGACGCAGCCGCTCGACCGGCTGGAGCTCTGA
- the msrB gene encoding peptide-methionine (R)-S-oxide reductase MsrB, protein MSYSVNKTEDEWRAELGEQEYAVLRQAATERPWTGELLDEKREGLYTCGACGAELFKSGTKFDSGCGWPSFYESIRPEAVELREDNSLGMQRTEVLCATCGSHLGHVFPDGFGTPTGDRYCMNSVALKFTPDPS, encoded by the coding sequence ATGTCGTACAGCGTGAACAAGACCGAGGACGAGTGGCGCGCGGAGCTCGGCGAGCAGGAGTACGCGGTGCTGCGGCAGGCGGCGACGGAGCGCCCGTGGACGGGCGAGCTGCTGGATGAGAAGCGCGAGGGCCTGTACACGTGCGGCGCCTGCGGCGCGGAGCTCTTCAAGAGCGGCACGAAGTTCGACTCCGGATGCGGCTGGCCGAGCTTCTACGAGTCGATCCGCCCCGAGGCCGTGGAGCTGCGGGAGGACAACAGCCTGGGCATGCAGCGCACCGAGGTGCTCTGCGCGACCTGCGGCTCCCACCTCGGGCACGTCTTCCCGGACGGCTTCGGCACCCCCACCGGCGACCGGTACTGCATGAACTCGGTCGCGCTGAAATTCACCCCCGACCCGTCGTGA
- a CDS encoding DUF2332 domain-containing protein yields the protein MTDAVRARFERFAAEEAPGRSDVYAEWAAGIAADADVQEVLARIPETHRQPPLVFAVTRMQGATAGPYPQWRRFVLAHADAVVAECTRRRVQTNEPLRLAPLLPVLSRIEGPVALLEIGAAAGLCLYPDRYSYRLRDADGALRLALDPRGGASPVVLTSTVTGPLPPLRMPEVVWRAGIDLAPLDARSSADRAWMRSLVWPGETEREERITAALDIAAADPPLLLAGDAAERIDELVARAPADATLVITTPGVLVYLPRAARLALISRIRSLPARWITIDAPGLHDAWDPPLDAGAWRGSAVALDGRVMVAADPLGRWWEWRTGNGADAA from the coding sequence ATGACGGATGCCGTGCGCGCGCGCTTCGAGCGGTTCGCCGCAGAGGAAGCGCCGGGGCGCAGCGACGTGTACGCGGAGTGGGCGGCCGGGATCGCGGCGGACGCCGACGTGCAGGAGGTGCTCGCGCGCATCCCCGAGACGCACCGGCAGCCGCCGCTGGTGTTCGCGGTGACGCGGATGCAGGGCGCGACGGCCGGCCCGTATCCGCAATGGCGCCGCTTCGTGCTCGCCCACGCCGACGCGGTCGTCGCCGAATGCACCCGCCGCCGGGTGCAGACCAACGAGCCGCTGCGGCTGGCGCCGCTGCTGCCGGTCCTCAGCCGGATCGAGGGACCGGTCGCGCTGCTGGAGATCGGTGCGGCGGCGGGGCTGTGCCTGTACCCGGACCGGTACTCCTACCGGTTGCGCGATGCCGACGGCGCGCTGCGCCTGGCTCTCGACCCGCGCGGCGGCGCGTCGCCGGTCGTGCTCACCAGCACCGTCACCGGGCCGCTCCCGCCGCTGCGGATGCCGGAGGTGGTCTGGCGCGCCGGCATCGACCTCGCCCCGCTGGACGCCCGGTCATCCGCCGATCGCGCCTGGATGCGCAGCCTGGTGTGGCCGGGGGAGACGGAGCGGGAGGAGCGGATCACGGCCGCTCTCGACATCGCCGCCGCCGACCCGCCGCTGCTGCTCGCGGGGGACGCGGCCGAGCGGATCGACGAGCTCGTCGCCCGCGCACCGGCGGATGCGACGCTCGTGATCACGACGCCGGGTGTGCTCGTGTACCTCCCGCGCGCGGCCCGGCTCGCGCTCATCTCCCGCATCCGGTCCCTGCCCGCGCGGTGGATCACGATCGACGCCCCCGGTCTCCACGACGCCTGGGATCCTCCGCTCGACGCCGGCGCGTGGCGGGGCTCGGCGGTGGCGCTCGACGGGCGGGTGATGGTCGCGGCGGATCCGTTGGGCCGATGGTGGGAGTGGCGCACCGGGAACGGAGCGGATGCCGCATAG
- a CDS encoding DMT family transporter: MTESRPLPAFAALGGAVAIGAMTAAQARINGVLGVRIDDGIVAGFISFFVGLVAILIVTPFLPSARAGVARLASGIRARSIPFWMLLGGCCGALTVSTQGLVAGVLGVSLFTVGVVAGQTLHGLLLDRIGFGPAGVVAVTPGRLIGGLLALAAVGISLSGDVLSSAPLWLLLLPFLTGAGIAWQAGANGRLAQRTGSPLAATLMSFLAGTIVLVLAASTSVAVRGMPERLPSDPWLYLGGFLGFAYILLGAFLVAHTGVLLMGLGSVLGQLTTSVVIDLLWPATGGPALWQLLAMVVVAAASVLVALPRRRRA; encoded by the coding sequence ATGACCGAGTCCCGACCGCTGCCCGCCTTCGCGGCGCTCGGCGGCGCGGTGGCGATCGGCGCCATGACGGCGGCCCAGGCGCGCATCAACGGCGTGCTCGGGGTGCGCATCGACGACGGCATCGTCGCCGGATTCATCTCCTTCTTCGTCGGCCTGGTCGCGATCCTGATCGTCACGCCGTTCCTGCCCTCGGCCCGTGCGGGCGTCGCCCGCCTGGCATCCGGCATCCGGGCCCGCAGCATCCCGTTCTGGATGCTGCTCGGCGGATGCTGCGGCGCACTGACCGTCTCCACTCAGGGGCTCGTCGCCGGTGTGCTCGGCGTCTCCCTCTTCACGGTCGGCGTCGTCGCCGGGCAGACCCTGCACGGGCTGCTCCTCGACCGGATCGGCTTCGGCCCCGCCGGGGTCGTCGCGGTCACCCCCGGGCGCCTCATCGGCGGGCTGCTCGCGCTCGCCGCGGTCGGCATCTCGCTGAGCGGCGACGTACTGTCATCCGCCCCGCTCTGGCTGCTCCTGCTGCCCTTCCTCACCGGCGCCGGGATCGCCTGGCAGGCCGGGGCGAACGGCCGGCTCGCGCAGCGCACCGGATCGCCGCTGGCGGCGACGCTGATGAGCTTCCTCGCCGGCACGATCGTGCTGGTCCTGGCCGCGAGCACGAGCGTGGCGGTGCGGGGCATGCCGGAGCGCCTGCCGTCCGACCCGTGGCTGTACCTGGGCGGCTTCCTCGGCTTCGCCTACATCCTGCTCGGGGCGTTCCTGGTGGCGCATACCGGCGTCCTGCTGATGGGCCTCGGGTCCGTGCTCGGGCAGCTGACCACCTCCGTGGTCATCGACCTGCTCTGGCCGGCGACCGGAGGCCCCGCGCTGTGGCAGCTGCTCGCGATGGTCGTCGTGGCCGCGGCGTCCGTGCTCGTGGCCCTGCCGCGGCGGCGCCGGGCCTGA
- a CDS encoding TetR/AcrR family transcriptional regulator, with the protein MSTTRDRALDAAVDLVGTEGVRALTHARVDAAAGLPPGSTSNHFRTRAALLAGVIDWIAESERAEGGFPAPIETEQALVDMLVTAMEIESGPRAARTRARYALFLEAVDDEAVTPLRRQRRIFEEWTRSLLGAIGGPAAAERAPMLMAACDGLLLHRLTVDPDAPIAASVTLAVAAAVHGPAA; encoded by the coding sequence ATGAGCACCACCCGCGACCGCGCCCTGGATGCCGCCGTCGACCTTGTCGGCACCGAGGGCGTCCGCGCCCTCACCCACGCCCGAGTGGACGCCGCCGCCGGACTCCCCCCGGGGTCCACGTCGAACCACTTCCGCACGCGCGCCGCCCTGCTCGCCGGCGTGATCGACTGGATCGCGGAGAGCGAGCGGGCCGAGGGCGGCTTCCCCGCCCCGATCGAGACCGAGCAGGCGCTGGTCGACATGCTCGTCACCGCGATGGAGATCGAGTCCGGGCCGAGAGCCGCCCGCACCCGCGCCCGGTACGCACTGTTCCTCGAGGCCGTCGACGACGAGGCCGTCACACCCCTGCGCCGTCAGCGGCGCATCTTCGAGGAGTGGACGCGGTCGCTTCTCGGCGCGATCGGCGGCCCCGCCGCGGCCGAGCGCGCGCCGATGCTGATGGCCGCGTGCGACGGGCTGCTCCTGCACCGGCTCACGGTCGACCCCGACGCGCCCATCGCGGCATCCGTCACCCTCGCCGTCGCCGCCGCCGTGCACGGGCCCGCGGCCTGA
- a CDS encoding SOS response-associated peptidase encodes MRFEAEPVLEPAWWGFLVNGAPARFPSINTRSERMQEKPGALRGRAIVPTTGWYEMQKPQRRWHEFGLGKGVLFGMAATTQRGRTPDGEWVTCYSILMRPAPEHLAALHDRVPVLVPASFAQEWLTEEASRELIDGALQAAATLDERITATPRTDDKGEPERLF; translated from the coding sequence GTGCGCTTCGAGGCGGAGCCGGTGCTCGAGCCGGCGTGGTGGGGCTTCCTCGTCAACGGCGCGCCCGCCCGGTTCCCGTCCATCAACACGAGATCGGAGCGGATGCAGGAGAAGCCCGGCGCGCTGCGCGGGCGCGCCATCGTGCCGACGACCGGGTGGTACGAGATGCAGAAGCCGCAGCGCCGCTGGCACGAGTTCGGGCTCGGCAAGGGCGTGCTGTTCGGCATGGCGGCGACGACGCAGCGCGGCCGCACGCCGGACGGCGAGTGGGTCACCTGCTACTCGATCCTGATGCGTCCGGCACCCGAGCACCTCGCGGCACTGCACGATCGCGTGCCGGTGCTGGTGCCTGCCTCGTTCGCCCAGGAGTGGCTGACAGAAGAGGCGTCCCGTGAGCTCATCGACGGTGCGCTGCAGGCCGCGGCGACGCTCGACGAGCGGATCACGGCGACACCGAGGACCGACGACAAGGGCGAGCCGGAACGGCTGTTCTGA
- a CDS encoding DsbA family protein, protein MSSDETPNVPAARDSRQAVREKAQQVYAQQSRARLMRRVIIGLVAIVAVGSIGTAVALAVTSSISRPNLTPSGMADDGVTVRDVNVSAPQEGAAATPSAEPSEAGSATPAPEETAAAEPVDIHIYVDYMSPGAADFERANARQLSGWISEGAVTVTYHPVALLTANSNGTKYSLRAAAAAACVATHSAPQFYDYNHELLTDQPEEGTDGRTDAQLADLAVAVGAENVKRVRSCIEKQDFVSWAKDATARALEGPLAGSDDLKLSGAPMIVVEGEAYVGAMDDPAEFSQFVLTIASDAYYGEGESTPTPTPGATTPAPGTTSAQ, encoded by the coding sequence ATGTCGAGCGACGAAACGCCGAACGTCCCTGCCGCTCGCGATTCGCGTCAGGCGGTGCGGGAGAAGGCCCAGCAGGTGTACGCCCAGCAGTCGAGGGCGAGGCTCATGCGACGGGTGATCATCGGTCTCGTCGCGATCGTCGCCGTCGGATCCATCGGCACGGCGGTCGCGCTGGCCGTCACCTCGTCGATCTCGAGGCCGAACCTCACCCCCTCGGGCATGGCCGATGACGGGGTCACCGTCCGCGACGTGAACGTCTCCGCGCCCCAGGAGGGCGCCGCGGCGACGCCGTCCGCCGAGCCCAGCGAGGCCGGGTCCGCGACGCCGGCGCCGGAGGAGACCGCGGCGGCCGAGCCGGTCGACATCCACATCTACGTCGACTACATGTCGCCCGGCGCCGCCGACTTCGAGCGCGCCAACGCCCGCCAGCTGTCCGGCTGGATCAGCGAGGGCGCCGTCACCGTCACGTATCACCCGGTGGCGCTGCTGACCGCCAACTCGAACGGCACGAAGTACTCCCTGCGCGCAGCGGCGGCGGCCGCCTGCGTCGCGACGCACTCGGCCCCGCAGTTCTACGACTACAACCACGAGCTGCTCACCGACCAGCCCGAGGAGGGCACCGACGGCCGCACCGACGCGCAGCTCGCCGACCTGGCCGTGGCCGTGGGGGCGGAGAACGTCAAGCGGGTGCGTTCGTGCATCGAGAAGCAGGACTTCGTGTCGTGGGCGAAGGATGCCACGGCGCGCGCCCTCGAGGGTCCGCTGGCCGGTTCCGACGACCTGAAGCTCAGCGGCGCCCCGATGATCGTGGTCGAGGGCGAGGCGTATGTCGGCGCGATGGACGACCCGGCGGAGTTCTCGCAGTTCGTGCTGACCATCGCCAGCGACGCCTACTACGGCGAGGGCGAGTCCACGCCGACTCCGACGCCGGGCGCGACGACGCCGGCACCGGGGACGACGTCCGCGCAGTGA
- a CDS encoding WXG100 family type VII secretion target, which translates to MTVFTVDTDAVDAAHGAVLGTMSRLQTESGTLMSQLTQLQSAWTGPASAAFQECSEQWRAAQLHVEQVLGSIGGALATAAMQYAEADQYSASLFR; encoded by the coding sequence ATGACCGTCTTCACCGTCGATACCGACGCCGTCGATGCCGCGCACGGCGCCGTCCTGGGTACGATGTCGCGCCTGCAGACCGAGTCCGGCACGCTGATGTCGCAGCTCACGCAGCTGCAGTCCGCGTGGACCGGCCCGGCATCCGCCGCGTTCCAGGAGTGCAGCGAGCAGTGGCGCGCGGCGCAGCTGCACGTCGAGCAGGTGCTCGGGTCCATCGGCGGCGCCCTCGCCACAGCCGCGATGCAGTACGCCGAGGCCGATCAGTACTCGGCGAGCCTGTTCCGCTGA
- a CDS encoding response regulator transcription factor, which produces MTDARILVVDDEPNIRDLLSTGLSFAGFQVKTVANGAATISAVLEEEPDLIILDVMLPDMNGFSVTKRLRGAGFTAPILFLTAKDDTQDKIEGLNAGGDDYVTKPFALDEIVARAQAILRRTMQADEESVIRAGELSMDQDTHDVYVGKTPIELSPTEFKLLKYLMLNPNRVLSKAQILDHVWEYDFNGDAGIVESYISYLRRKIDPHTEESVIQTKRGFGYMLKVGK; this is translated from the coding sequence ATGACTGATGCGCGCATCCTGGTCGTCGATGACGAACCCAACATCCGCGACCTGCTGTCCACGGGTCTCAGCTTCGCCGGATTCCAGGTGAAGACGGTCGCGAACGGCGCGGCCACCATCTCGGCCGTGCTCGAGGAGGAGCCCGACCTCATCATCCTCGACGTGATGCTGCCCGACATGAACGGCTTCAGCGTGACCAAGCGCCTGCGCGGCGCCGGCTTCACGGCGCCGATCCTCTTCCTCACCGCCAAGGACGACACCCAGGACAAGATCGAGGGCCTGAACGCCGGCGGCGACGACTACGTCACCAAGCCGTTCGCGCTCGACGAGATCGTCGCCCGCGCGCAGGCGATCCTGCGCCGCACCATGCAGGCCGACGAGGAGTCGGTGATCCGCGCCGGCGAGCTGTCGATGGACCAGGACACGCACGACGTGTACGTCGGCAAGACGCCGATCGAGCTCAGCCCGACCGAGTTCAAGCTGCTCAAGTACCTCATGCTGAACCCCAACCGGGTGCTGTCGAAGGCGCAGATCCTCGACCACGTCTGGGAGTACGACTTCAACGGCGACGCCGGCATCGTGGAGAGCTACATCTCCTACCTGCGCCGCAAGATCGACCCGCACACCGAGGAGTCGGTGATCCAGACCAAGCGCGGCTTCGGCTACATGCTCAAGGTCGGCAAGTAG